A genomic window from Nicotiana sylvestris chromosome 11, ASM39365v2, whole genome shotgun sequence includes:
- the LOC138881112 gene encoding uncharacterized protein, protein MQQVIGSNAKISERVDAHDSAIKNIEVQISQISMSLNNRPHRTLPADIQINPKDQVPKQLMAVSLWNGRDLDVEQERAQKSRQAETLILVPIELDESMKLTEVIVQPAQKEHNIQIETENEVEIAQEKVVEVAADKEQSQIIGKKRPPAQFPHRLAKYQKEEQYKKFLEMLKQIQVNIPLIDSLKEMPGYAKMMKDLMSRKFDFQDLAMVTLTQTCSAVLTRPIAEKLSNPGSFTIPCTIGNFAFAKALCDLGANINLMPLAIYKMMGIGRARHISMLLQLADRTVKRPSGILDDVLIQLGKFMFPADFVILYYKAQQLLQGTPKKAEPKHEGNGEERSDKVVRHENHFLNL, encoded by the exons ATGCAGCAAgttattgggtctaatgcaaaaattagtgaaagagtagatgctcatgattcagctatcaagaatattgaagtgcagataAGCCAAATTTCGATGTCTCTAAACAATCGTCCTCATAGGACATTACCTGCAGACattcaaataaacccaaaagatcaAGTCCCGAAAcagctgatggcagtgagtctaTGGAATGGCAGAGATTTAGACGTGGAGCAAGAGAGGGCTCAAAAAAGCAGACAGGCTGAGACACTCATACTCgtgcccattgagctagatgagtCAATGAAACTGACAGAGGTGATAGTCCAACCGGCCCAGAAAGAACATAACATTCAGATTGAGACTGAGAATGAAGTTGAGATAGCCCAGGAAAAAGTAGTTGAGGTGGCAGCTGATAAAGAGCAGtcccaaatcattgggaagaagagacctcccgCACAATTCCCTCATAGGCTGGCTAAGTACCAAAAAGAGgagcaatacaagaaattcttggagatgttgaaacaaatccaggtaaatattccattgatagATTCTTTGAAAGAGATGcctgggtatgcaaaaatgatgaaggacttaatgtcccgaaaatttgatttccaagacttggccatgGTGACTCTTACTCAGACCTGCAGTGCAGTGTTGACTAGACCAATTGCGGAGAAGCTATCTAACCCAGGGAGCTTTACAATTCCCTGCActattggtaattttgcttttgctaaGGCACTTTGTGATCTAGGGGCCAacataaatcttatgcccctggcgatttataagatgatggggattggaagagctagacacatctctatgttgttgcagctggctgacaggactGTAAAAAGACCCTCTGGTATCCTAGATGATGTGTTGATTCAGTTGGGGAAATTtatgttccctgcagattttgtgatcttatactacaag gcacaacaactcttgcag ggaacaccaaagaaggctgaacccaaaCATGAAGGaaatggtgaagaaagaagtgataaagtGGTTAGACACGAGAATCATTTTCTGAATCTCTGA